AATCTAATACATTTTTCTAACAATTTATGtgatgaaaatttcaaaaactatTTACCTTGTAGACTGGCCCGAATCCTCCTTCTCCAATCTTATTCTCAGCATCAAAGTTTTCTGTGGCAGCTTTTATTTGTCTTAGAGTGAACCGACCTGTTGGTAGGTCTGCATCACGTAGCtctagaaagaaagaaaaatttaagttTCATCAGAACAACTAAGCCAATGAGTGTCATTTCGAACAAAGAAACTTGGAACATGGTGTTCGGTCCATTGAATCTGGATTTCAGTGGAAATTGATTCTAGAACCCGATATCTTGATCAGATGTAATGTACCGAACGttcagtaaatgtaataagAGTTTGATGCGAATTATCTAACCTGGATCTTCGGCTTCTTTTCTACCTAAAAGACCTGCCAATCGTAACACTAACAATGTGAGTAAGACGAAAGCGACCGAGGATATCACGATTCCTACAATTGCACCAGTTGATAGTCCACCTCCTCCGACTTTGAAGTCTGCAAGCAGAAGCCATAAATTAAAGGAATTATATGTTGAGCCGTAAGGAGAAAATGAATCCCAGAAATCTGCTGATCAGAACTTACTCGGAGTCACTGTGATAGCAGATATCAGAGGTCCATAAACACCTCTATCTGGAATAGCTGTTGTTCCTTTTCCCGCCCAGTACAAGTGAATCTCCAGAGTGGTACCAGTAATTGTGACGTTATCGAAATCTCGATATATTCCGATCCCGACACCTCCAGCTGCTTCGATAATGTTGAAGTTCTTTAACACTTCATTGCCCTGCAAGAAAGTAATGAAAGACGACCGCTAACTAACCTGAAAGCTAAAGGTTACAATGACGGCATCGGTGATTATTCAATGGAATGAAGAAAACAACTATCGATTTTCACTGACCTGAATAGATATATCGAAATATCGCCTCCCAAGGCTGCTAAAGGTCTTGTCATCCGAATACTGTATTTCAGCAAAATGAAGCCGTACTTTGTAACTCCCAGGCATCATACATAGGCCATAgtatttgagagaatttggGACGACTCGGGCAGTCTTGTACAACTCCGAGTCCGTTACATTTAGAGAGAATGGGTTGTTCACAGTGGAGGGTAAGTTATTAGTTCCAGTGTAAGATCCGGTGCTACTGTAGGCCCACTTCTCATCGAAAGCGATGAAGCTAGATGCCGCCCCTCTGCTTGTATCTTCCACATACTCATTCCCCTCGACCTTCAATTTCTGGCCCCCGCAATTGATAAATAAGGAGTGGTCTGCAGGTTGTATGATCACATATCAGATAGACTGTATAATTACTAATCGACCCGGATGATTTGTGATATTGGATTATGGACtcacattggggttttccagAGCATGGAAGGCTCTTCTTCAAGCACCAAGCGTTTCTATTGATCGAACCATGGTATGGAATTCATTATGTGCATCTTAAAGATAACATAAAATGATAAACAAGCAAGATATTACCAAAAAACTTACGAGTTGCTTCCTGTGGATGCGAAACTTGAAACCAAGTTCCTGTACAGTGCCGAAATGAATTTAGAAGAGAAACTACAGACCCAAGTACCTTCCAATTCCTGTTTTTCTGTATATTTAAGGAAATTTCTGCTTTAGAAATATCATTTGGTATGTTTGATGGTTGTCGATAGGAGAAGACAACAGGATGATAAGAAGAACTCACACATTTGACTGCTGGCAAGTCGATGTAGAAGAGCCAGTTAAATTGTTATAGGATAGATCCCTGACACAAAGCCGGAACATAATTCATAAAAACAATTCTCTGACATCTTCTGAATAATGACATGAATGAAAACTACTTTACCGTGAGTTATAATGAAGTTCAATGAAAACTTACAAGTCCTTTTTGTTGTTAAGTGCCCAATTAAGTACCCAATTCACTTCTCCGCTCAGTGAGTTGTTCGTCAAATGCCTGTATCACAGCATATACATATGATGTGTCCTCTCTTTTGAGTGACAAATTACCCGGGAAAAAAACGCGAAGCTAGAAGGACACGCTTGCTTACAAGACTTCTAGACGATCCAAATTGTCAAATGAAGGCGGTACTGGACCAGTCAATCTGTTGAAACTGAGATCCCTGCCCGAATTATGGCAAAACAAGTTACgatctctcttcttttctcaGATCAGCATTAATTTATTCGAGTGAATGAAACAAACACATACAGAAGTATTAAATTTGCTGCTCCTACTTCGCCAATGTAACTTGGGATTGGACCAGTAATTAAGCAGTTTCTCAGAACCCTGAGATGCAAAGCAAGGGTTAGCACATGTGTCGATAATCCGAGTGATAGGTCAACTAAAGAAGGAGACAAGGGATCGATACCTAAGTATTAGATAAATGAACACTCACAAGTATTCTATGTTGGTCATGTTCTGCAAATTGGGGAAAGGTGAGCTCGAGCCACCCAAATCAGAAATCCTCCTGAGACATAATTAACATGTGAAAGAAGCACATAACATGTCCGCAATCAGTGACTTaaacaaatgaaaatatttctcAAATAGAATGAGAGACGcattttatcaaatcaaaagaataaaaaagaagtttCTCACAACTCCTTCAAGTTTGTTAACAGAGATATGGAAGAAGGAATAGGGCCCTGCATTCCCGTGCCTTGCGAGTCACTGCAAAGATGATCATACAATAGCTGAGAAACGGAAAGATATTTCACAAAAAACTCCTCAGTCTTTGCTCATGAAGTGAATTCTCCATAACAAGTGAAGCAGAGGGTGCTGCAATACTCACAGTCTAATAAGTTTCATCCAGTTCCCAATAAATTCCGGTATTTTTCCCAATAGAGAACTCCCATCTATCCGACTGCAATCACAGTCTGATGTTACATCATCTTATGTTTGATTCTGCTTATTAATCTGAGTAAAGATTCTCCAATTGCATAACTTACAAGTCGGTCAGATTCTTCAGATTGCCAAATGATTCGGGTATTGTTCCAGAAAAGTTGTTTGCTGAGAGGAGGCTGCAAATTAAGCAACAAGTATTAAGCTACAGGTTTATTCGACTGCTTTTGGTATATAAAATTTGTAGTTTTACGTTTACAGTTGTAAACTTACAGTCTCCTCAATTGGCTCAAATTTCCGAGGTTCGGATCCAGAGCTCCTCCAAGCATATTATCTTCCAAGATACTGTGAATATCAAAAGACAAGTGTAACTATATATCATGAGGCACATCAGAACTTGTATTCGAGACACAAAACACCATATTCTACTTCACAACTCACAGTTCCTCGAGAGTGACAATGTTGCCAATTTCCGTCGGGATTGTTCCACTGATCCGATTCCCAAGGAGAGAACTGCAGTAGAGcatttaattatcaaaataattccattttttttctcaattaccATAAAAGAAGCGCAGACGGAAATTTCACTCACAATGTGACGAGCGGAATCTGAGTAAGGTTGATAGGAATTGTTCCATTAAGGTAGTTAAGGGTAAGATCACTGCAAAAGtttgaaaagaaagaacatCTTGCAACATGATTTCCCATAATTTCTCCGAATATAATCCAGCTAGTGAATGTATATATCTGGATAAAGAAGAGAAACAAGGGAAAAGGAAGATTAAACTCACAGTTCTTGCAAATAAGGAAGTTTCCCCACTTCTTCAGGTACGATTCCGGTCAAGTTCAGACCCTTAAGCTGACTGCAACACATACAATCAACAAAACATAACAAACAGAGGGAAAGTTAAGATCGATTCCGGTCGTAAGCACGGCATGCTGGTAAACATGTATATCTAACTCCCCGGGGGTAAATGTATTACATGTTGGTGACATGGCAGACAGAACCATTACTGTACGAGCAGTTACAAGTGACATTGTTAAGAACGTTGGAGGCGTATATGACATTGTTAAAACCTCCGCTTCGACTGCACGATGTCTGGGACAACTTTGGCCAGTATGTATTATTTAGCTTCGTGGATATTGTGTTCAGAGCATCGACTGCCAGCCAAAGATCCCATGTATTAGAAACACTGCTGATAAGTTAAATTACGTGGTTCCCGTGATGGACAACATACATCGAAACTATACAAACCATGTCGAGGAATTGTATTATCCTTAACCATTTCTTTCATTTGAATGAAAAGATTTAGTCCTTTAGCCTGTCAGAATGTCGAAAAATCCAACATGTATATCACAAGATCAAAAGTATGAAAATGAACATTTATACGCATATttacatgtgtatatatatatatatataagtacatGCTTATGTATGTAGTTATTTTGATATACGtagttttatatttatgtatttgttAGTGTGATGGTATGAACTCACTTATGATAACATTTAATTTAACACCACCTACATTAATTTTATGAgttatatcatatcatatacatatatatatatatatatatatattatatcacgTGGTCATGGTCAATATTCAATAAATAGCTTAGAGATTCTTTTTCCTTCAACTCTGACcacatgaaaatttttttttttaattaattgaaccTCATAGCCGTCCTCTATATGTATTGAGATGTCTCTATTCTCACACGGTTCCCGTGCCAAGTTGACCCATAATATAATAgaataatattagaaaaaaatacacAGGCTTACTATTCTCAACTTTTTTATGTGGGATTATTTTCAACATCCCTCATcgccattctccatataggagaaaAACCATCCCAACAATTCTCCTCTAACTTCGAGCCAGACTTGTACCTCCGAACTTGAATACTAATTGATAGGACCTTCAATAGTCATGAGTTCCACACTTGAACCTGGTGTGATGTGAATTTTCACGCATAGCGTATGCGATTCCCTATGATCGTTATCTTGGGctttgataccacttgttaggAAAAATTCATAGGCTTACTTCGGACTCGGATCCATTTGCAACTCAAAAACTTAAGCCAACAAATTGCTAGACCATTGTCTTTTATAAGTTaatgaattttctttcaacTTTTTCATGTGGAATTACCTCCCGTCATCACCATTTTTCATATATGAGAGAAACCGTTCCAACaaataatttatcaaaaattttaaaatatacaCACATAACTGAAAATTATCGAATTCAATGAAGTTGAATTGGAAGATCAGGGAAGAAAAAGATGAACATGTTCTTTCACCCCTCCCCCTGCAAAGAACCGATCGTCTATAAGTTTCACATGAATTCAATTCATGCAATATAAGTATCTAGGGTGGACACAGCCATATAATTAGTTACCTGTCCCCGGAGATATTTAGCGCTCATAGTAAGACTGAAGGtatcaaatataattaaaacgACACGGGAAAATGACACTGCAACACGTAGCGCATTTTCAAGATTCTCTGACATTATGACGGGACTTAGATTCATGCATCTGTTAATTTTGGGATCACATCAGAAATGCAAGTGGGCCATATTGTCGGGTGTACTTTAGACCCCCAAAATTGACTGCCATAACCAAACAATTCCCACAcaaaaagaaggaaacaaACAAAGCTACATATCATCAATAATTTCCCTGCCTAGGGTAGAAAATAATCGGTTGCCGTTGATCAGTTCCACTGTGAAAGCCAATAATTGATTAAAAGAGCTTTGAAAAGTATATGTGGACCTTGCAGCCAAACAAGGGGGGgagaaaatgtatatttttgctGTCTTAGCTAATttagtttcttcttcctttttcccaACCATGCAATAACATCATACAACCATGCATAGAATTTCTTTTGATGGATAAAATGCAGTAGGGGAACAAAAAATTCACTGCACTGTTGAAAGCGCTTCTAAAAAATCATGACTATATATTTAAAACAAAGATAATTCCCAGTGCTAGAGGCCATAATTAAGATTAACTGGATTTTGATTCAAACCGGAGAATTCACCGAAAGCGAGCAGATTGCTGGGAGAGGAGAAATTGCTGCAAATACAAGTTGAATTTCCAGTCTCTAAttcaccgaaaagaaaaaacgaaTTCCAGTCTTTGAGCAAAAACTTTAACATCGCAAGCAGTttcttcattcattcattcttcTCATTTTGGTGTTTCTGAATGACTTAACACAAATAAAGTAACAGTAAACAAGAAGAGAGTGGAGGATGGGATATCGTACTGCATGCGTTTGCTTAGTGCTTACCTTCATCGAGCGACAAAACTTGCGAGTGGCATGGCAAGAAAACGGAGCAAAGAACGAGAAGAGCAGAGGCTGCGATGGCAGAGAGTGGAAGAAGAAATCCCATTTTCTACTAACTCTGCATCGATCAAGGGATAACTATAATTTCTTTGCCTTGGTTCCGACGAAACCGACTGAGTGGCACTGGCTCGAACCAGTCGAAGAAGAGAGACGGCACGAACTGCAAACGTTGACCACTACGACCAAGAGGCGAGCATTCACAGAGGATGAAGAGGTTTGTGTTTGGGTGTTCTCTTATTGGAGAAAGAAAGGAGAGTTGTGATAGAGGAATGAGAGGCGGAGGTAGTTCGTTAATGAATGTTTAGGGAAGAACTAGTTAATGACCTGCACATTGCGCTTTTTTATTGATACTAATCTAAATAATTTTGCACGTTAtgcataaataatttaattaaaaccaAATGAATTATGTCAAGGATatcaacaaattacaaaaaatcaTTCATATCGATTAAGTAAAAACGATATATTTACTTGAATATCAACTAAACCAAAGAGTGTTACAATTGAGAAGCCAATTTGGAATTGGGTTAAAGGTCTTGttgaaaaatcaaagttaataTTATAGGATCAgtttcaaatataaaaaaaaatcaacaaaagcaaagttttaaaaaaaagtagagaATGCAAAAACTTACTCTCATATGTAATTCTTTGTGAAAAAAACCATAACAACTAGTAGAAAGAAAGAGCAAATCTTCTTCATTAGGATATATATAGGGtcttatatatgattatttcAATAAGAACATGAcgacttaaaaaaatatttttatgtatCATAAGCAAAGAATCATAATtgagaatatattatatactaatataaaatgaaagagTAATTCCATGATTAATTCCCCAAACAATATATACTTATTACTGGCATCtttattgaaaaaagaaaatatatttataatttttttttggaatcgCCTTATAGGTGGGCACatataaaatttacataattaacctgataaaaatatattatgaatatatagaataaatatttttaaaattttcaaatatgatGTAATTAAAAGGAATAAGAATGAGTatccgagaaaaaaaaagacaaagacaaaaaaaaaagaagacaaagacaaaaggaagaagaaagatatTTAATGtatcttttattataataaataatttttcagtATCCTTCTATgtggaaaaaatttaatttctcttttcGATGAGACTAACCGGACGCTCTCACAAATAATGTTATTTAGCATCTTTGATTTGTCCAATAATGCTAGATGCTGGCATGGAtacatttaatataataaaaagatataatGGAGAAAGAGGTTATAGTGTAATAGTACACATCCTTaactattaattaatcaagaaGATTCATGTTTGATTCTTATCGATCGGTAGAATAACATGTGCCGTTTTAtttcgttttttatttttttgtactaAACTCAATTCATAGACCTCCTTTGtattaaaaagagagagagatatatTATTACACAAAGCGTAACTAATAATTTAAAGTAACCACCAAAAAGGAATGCTGTTCATGTAGAAATTATTGGCTGATTCGCTAGTAATAATAGGACGCAAGTTAGATACGGTCGTCTGTAGATCTATTGATCAAGCACCATGTTGACTTGACTAATGAAGAACTGTTATGATCTCAATTTAATGAAATGTTTTTTGACGTTAACAatcctatttattatttggTAACATATTTTTTGTTTCGAACAAGCATAAATATGACCAAGAATAATCGATTCGTATTCTAATTGATATTGGTTTACAATGATTTATTCTTGTTATGACTAAACATTTTGTGGCATTCACATATGTATATGATAAGCGGTGTAGTCGGTCGAAAACATCCTCATGATCTTAATACCCTAGCTGGTATCACGGGCCAGAACAAACCTGCCAAGCCCAATTTGAACCAGCAGCAGCCCAATTCTGCAGATTTTGGGCCCCACGAAACACAAGGAGGGAGATCGGAGATTGATGGGCCCAGTTAACTCTGGTGATTTTGTATATACAACTCAACAAGAGTCGCCCTCACCATGTTGTCAACAACAACATCCCATTATATTAGAGGGGATGTTGTCAACAACATCACCATTCATCACAACATACCATTAACTTTACCTCTGATATAGATTTTATCGTAAGGCAAACCGATAGTGAATCTTGCCTGCAGAAGCAAGCCTAATGGCATATCAGGTTGGTGTGCCCTGTGGGCTCTTCTTGTAAGTGAACTGTTggtatttcttttaaatatgGTGTTTGTTTCCATTATTACTATCTCCAATAAAATGCGTCGGCTCCTGCCTTATATGTGTATAGCCGGGTGTGTTCCTTACCAAACCATCGTCTTGCATCACCAAAGAATGAGATCACGCACGACTAGCGTGGTCTCCGACTGCTGTTTAAAGTTAGTATTGTTAACAAGTATTCTGTACTCTTCTCTCTGCATTAATTCTGGGCCACGTTTGAGCAAAGTAAAACTATTGCCGACACGACATGATTTGAGAAGTTAGATTTGTATTGCCGACACGCATGATTTGAAAAGTCAGATTTGTTATTGATCATATGAGACCCCACCGTTTAGATATAGGTACTTTCATGCAACTTGTTTGAGCGATCGATATCTTCCACTTAACTAATAAATGTCGTTCGTAGTATCATTTTCATGGCAATGTAATCAACTCTAAGAGAATCTCATGCTGCTGTTTTCTGCAATCTTTGTTTTGTTAGGCTGCGTGAATCAGGTGAAGTGTTCTTCAATGTTTGCTGTTGTCCATTAATGCTACCGTTTTGATTAAGCTGAATCGAGTGCTACCAATATAAATGGACAGAAGTCGACTCTGATTCTTCTGTGTTACATGAAAAATGTGAACATCAAGTCACTATCATATAGAATGAAGTCGAATTAAAGAGTGTGGGAGCCCATTCAATGAAAGGTCAGAACCAATCTACAGGCAGTCGAATATTGAATTTTAGGACCGCTCCTTTGTAAGTCTGTCCATATCTCTGTTTTTCGGGTCAATTCTAAAAATCAACCCTCGTGAAAATTTTTTCTCTTATGGTAATGATGGGCTGTATTCTACGTCATTTCCTTTTGACCGGTCGAATAACTATCAGGGAggttcattttttcttttagtttggACCAGGTCGAATATGCCTTTGCCATCTATCTCATAATTAAAAGTTTCCTAAGAGCAGAATCAAAATCGACCTAATGGACACGAGGGGTTTGATTTTGTATGGACGAACTGTTTCGATATATGTCCACAAGCTTGAATTGGAATATGCATACAGGCTTTGAGATTCAGGGCAGTGCGATATGCCGAGTCCTTGCATTTAACTGTTACGGAAGGAATGAAAACGGAATGGGATGGAATCCTTGAATAAAACAGTCACTTTCCTATGGCGATTCTGtttcattctctctctctctctctctattctaCCGTACCAAACATGATAGCAGAGCATGTGGTGTATGTTTCTTTCTTATGGAACTCATTGTTAAGGCTCAGCACCTCCTTCTGCCTCCTCATCTCTCAGCTTTTCTCATCTAGACTGATCAGGAAAAGCATGGAAAGTGCTCTGTTGAGAATGTTTCACTGTCAACTTGTCTTCACTTATATTCTCTTCTTCTGCCTTAAAACTTCCGGTAGCTACGGAGCCACTTTGCCTAAAGATGAAGGTTTGTACAGCTATGAATTATATGCAGTAGCATACATGCTTCCTTATATGACTTGGatttgagatggactatactGACACTTTTGAGGAAATGTTCATTGGACTATACTTATATCAGTGAAAGCACTGAGAGATATCGCTGCCACACTTGGGAAGAAGGGCTGGAATTTTACAGGGGTTCCATGCAGTAGGCAGTCCCCATGGATCACTGCAAAAGAGAATAACGTCACTTGTGACTGCTCCTTCTCTGATCACAGCGTCTGTCATGTCGTCAGCATGTATACTCTTCCACTCTCTCTCCCATCATCTGTTTtacaatagagatatagagtaCAGGTTAATTCAGATGTACTATGTACCTGTTTGTCCATATATTCATTGAGTTGAATATCTTGTCTTCAGTTTGTTGGGTTAAATAAACCGGGCTTATTGTTCTATGCAGCATTCTGCAAGAGCAGTCCCTCCCGGGAACTCTCCCATCACAACTGATCAGACTCCCATACCTTAAAATCATGTGAGTGTGAAATGCCGAGTCTTGATATCTCTTTTCCTTCTGATCctgcaaaatattttttgacgCGCACTTCTGGAAACCCATCAGTGACCTCCAACGGAACTATCTCAGCGGCAGAATTCCTCCGACATGGGGCTCCATGGCCTATCTACAAACCATGTTTGTGCTCTCT
Above is a window of Punica granatum isolate Tunisia-2019 chromosome 7, ASM765513v2, whole genome shotgun sequence DNA encoding:
- the LOC116213408 gene encoding probable LRR receptor-like serine/threonine-protein kinase At1g53440 isoform X1, which produces MGFLLPLSAIAASALLVLCSVFLPCHSQVLSLDEVDALNTISTKLNNTYWPKLSQTSCSRSGGFNNVIYASNVLNNVTCNCSYSNGSVCHVTNIQLKGLNLTGIVPEEVGKLPYLQELDLTLNYLNGTIPINLTQIPLVTFSLLGNRISGTIPTEIGNIVTLEELILEDNMLGGALDPNLGNLSQLRRLLLSANNFSGTIPESFGNLKNLTDFRIDGSSLLGKIPEFIGNWMKLIRLDSQGTGMQGPIPSSISLLTNLKELRISDLGGSSSPFPNLQNMTNIEYLVLRNCLITGPIPSYIGEVGAANLILLDLSFNRLTGPVPPSFDNLDRLEVLHLTNNSLSGEVNWVLNWALNNKKDLDLSYNNLTGSSTSTCQQSNVNLVSSFASTGSNSNAWCLKKSLPCSGKPQYHSLFINCGGQKLKVEGNEYVEDTSRGAASSFIAFDEKWAYSSTGSYTGTNNLPSTVNNPFSLNVTDSELYKTARVVPNSLKYYGLCMMPGSYKVRLHFAEIQYSDDKTFSSLGRRYFDISIQGNEVLKNFNIIEAAGGVGIGIYRDFDNVTITGTTLEIHLYWAGKGTTAIPDRGVYGPLISAITVTPNFKVGGGGLSTGAIVGIVISSVAFVLLTLLVLRLAGLLGRKEAEDPELRDADLPTGRFTLRQIKAATENFDAENKIGEGGFGPVYKGKLSDGTVIAVKQLSSKSKQGNREFLNEIGMISALHHPNLVKLYGCCIEGNQLLLVYEYLENNSLARALFGREEQRLNLDWATRKKICIGIARGLAYLHEESRLKIVHRDIKATNVLLDKDLNAKISDFGLAKLDEEENTHISTRIAGTIGYMAPEYAMRGYLTDKADVYSFGVVALEIVSGKSNTNYRPKEEFVYLLDWAYVLQEQGNLLELVDPSLGSNYSEEEAMRMLNLALLCTNPSPTLRPPMSSVVSMLEGKIAIQAPLVKRNTMNPDPQFRAFERLSHDSQTDASLFSQDSQQVPGSRSMEGPRVSSSVSLPSTRNETRDHSTETKLLRSP
- the LOC116213408 gene encoding probable LRR receptor-like serine/threonine-protein kinase At1g53440 isoform X3; this translates as MLGGALDPNLGNLSQLRRLLLSANNFSGTIPESFGNLKNLTDFRIDGSSLLGKIPEFIGNWMKLIRLDSQGTGMQGPIPSSISLLTNLKELRISDLGGSSSPFPNLQNMTNIEYLVLRNCLITGPIPSYIGEVGAANLILLDLSFNRLTGPVPPSFDNLDRLEVLHLTNNSLSGEVNWVLNWALNNKKDLDLSYNNLTGSSTSTCQQSNVNLVSSFASTGSNSNAWCLKKSLPCSGKPQYHSLFINCGGQKLKVEGNEYVEDTSRGAASSFIAFDEKWAYSSTGSYTGTNNLPSTVNNPFSLNVTDSELYKTARVVPNSLKYYGLCMMPGSYKVRLHFAEIQYSDDKTFSSLGRRYFDISIQGNEVLKNFNIIEAAGGVGIGIYRDFDNVTITGTTLEIHLYWAGKGTTAIPDRGVYGPLISAITVTPNFKVGGGGLSTGAIVGIVISSVAFVLLTLLVLRLAGLLGRKEAEDPELRDADLPTGRFTLRQIKAATENFDAENKIGEGGFGPVYKGKLSDGTVIAVKQLSSKSKQGNREFLNEIGMISALHHPNLVKLYGCCIEGNQLLLVYEYLENNSLARALFGREEQRLNLDWATRKKICIGIARGLAYLHEESRLKIVHRDIKATNVLLDKDLNAKISDFGLAKLDEEENTHISTRIAGTIGYMAPEYAMRGYLTDKADVYSFGVVALEIVSGKSNTNYRPKEEFVYLLDWAYVLQEQGNLLELVDPSLGSNYSEEEAMRMLNLALLCTNPSPTLRPPMSSVVSMLEGKIAIQAPLVKRNTMNPDPQFRAFERLSHDSQTDASLFSQDSQQVPGSRSMEGPRVSSSVSLPSTRNETRDHSTETKLLRSP
- the LOC116213408 gene encoding probable LRR receptor-like serine/threonine-protein kinase At1g53440 isoform X2, which encodes MKEMVKDNTIPRHVDALNTISTKLNNTYWPKLSQTSCSRSGGFNNVIYASNVLNNVTCNCSYSNGSVCHVTNIQLKGLNLTGIVPEEVGKLPYLQELDLTLNYLNGTIPINLTQIPLVTFSLLGNRISGTIPTEIGNIVTLEELILEDNMLGGALDPNLGNLSQLRRLLLSANNFSGTIPESFGNLKNLTDFRIDGSSLLGKIPEFIGNWMKLIRLDSQGTGMQGPIPSSISLLTNLKELRISDLGGSSSPFPNLQNMTNIEYLVLRNCLITGPIPSYIGEVGAANLILLDLSFNRLTGPVPPSFDNLDRLEVLHLTNNSLSGEVNWVLNWALNNKKDLDLSYNNLTGSSTSTCQQSNVNLVSSFASTGSNSNAWCLKKSLPCSGKPQYHSLFINCGGQKLKVEGNEYVEDTSRGAASSFIAFDEKWAYSSTGSYTGTNNLPSTVNNPFSLNVTDSELYKTARVVPNSLKYYGLCMMPGSYKVRLHFAEIQYSDDKTFSSLGRRYFDISIQGNEVLKNFNIIEAAGGVGIGIYRDFDNVTITGTTLEIHLYWAGKGTTAIPDRGVYGPLISAITVTPNFKVGGGGLSTGAIVGIVISSVAFVLLTLLVLRLAGLLGRKEAEDPELRDADLPTGRFTLRQIKAATENFDAENKIGEGGFGPVYKGKLSDGTVIAVKQLSSKSKQGNREFLNEIGMISALHHPNLVKLYGCCIEGNQLLLVYEYLENNSLARALFGREEQRLNLDWATRKKICIGIARGLAYLHEESRLKIVHRDIKATNVLLDKDLNAKISDFGLAKLDEEENTHISTRIAGTIGYMAPEYAMRGYLTDKADVYSFGVVALEIVSGKSNTNYRPKEEFVYLLDWAYVLQEQGNLLELVDPSLGSNYSEEEAMRMLNLALLCTNPSPTLRPPMSSVVSMLEGKIAIQAPLVKRNTMNPDPQFRAFERLSHDSQTDASLFSQDSQQVPGSRSMEGPRVSSSVSLPSTRNETRDHSTETKLLRSP